From the Lathyrus oleraceus cultivar Zhongwan6 chromosome 4, CAAS_Psat_ZW6_1.0, whole genome shotgun sequence genome, one window contains:
- the LOC127136285 gene encoding uncharacterized protein LOC127136285, with amino-acid sequence MSQHPSSSGAKSSQHAKTSSMEFVDEDVMDVTPLCMIPGDTTGTPSNAGDKQGNTSGNSSLPKDMHYTDRAIRRLVTRILSEGHKVEGVSTPLSRREPYHEREPHADKDDDSSRSEKEVVAEGLCSLESTEGEDDPLVHLVKPSVAEKLRTKKGKSMAKMRAARVKKTAGVGPSKPWSKVEVGKRKERHNSDSEEDVKDDVPDISPAKRQAVQKSPGKVTAVHLDNISFHLEDGAAKWKYVI; translated from the exons atgtctcaacatccatcgTCATCTGGGGCCAAATCCTCCCAACATGCAAAGACTTCATCCATGGAGTTTGTAGATGAAGACGTAATGGATGTCACTCCTCTGTGCATGATACCGGGAGACACCACAGGTACCCCCTCCAATgctggagataagcaaggtaatacctctGGTAACTCCTCTCTTCCTAAAGACATGCATTACACTGATCGCGCTATAAGGAGACTGGTTACTAGAATACTGAGTGAAGGACACAAAGTTGAAGGGGTctctacccctctgtccagaagggaacCCTATCATGAGAGAGAACCCcatgctgataaagatgatgattcatctagatcagaaaaagAGGTGGTTGCTGAAGGGCTttgctctctag aaagcactgaaggagaagatgatCCTTTGGTTCATCTGGTTAAACCCAGCGTAGCTGAGAAACTGAGAACTAAGAAAGGGAAAAGTATGGCTAAAATGAGAGCTGCTAGAGTGAAAAAGACTGCAGGAGTAGGACCCTCAAAACCCTGGAGCAAGGTTGAGGttggaaaaagaaaagaaagacaCAACTCTGATTCTGAGGAGGATGTtaaagacgatgtcccagacatctcccctgcaaaaaggcaggctgttcAGAAATCTCCTGGAAAGGTTACTGCTGTCCatctagacaatatctcctttcatttggaagatggAGCAGCAAAGTGGAAATATGTCATTTAG